One Caenibius sp. WL genomic window, CGAAGCGCCCGAGGACACCTTGTCATGGCCGAAGATGATTTCTTCCGCCACCCGGCCACCCATGCTGACCGCCAGATTCGCGTGCATCTTGTCACGATGATAAGAGTAATTGTCCCGTTCCGGCAGGCGCATGACCATGCCCAGCGCGCGGCCGCGCGGAATGATCGTCGCCTTGTGGATCGGGTCCGATGCCGCCTCGTTGATAGAGACGAGCGCATGGCCCGCCTCGTGATAGGCGGTCATCTTCTTCTCGTCCTCGGTCATCACCATGGAGCGGCGTTCGGCCCCCATCATGACCTTGTCCTTGGCGTCTTCGAATTCCTGCATCGCCACCAGGCGCTTGTTGCGCCGGGCCGCCAGCAGCGCCGCCTCGTTGACGAGATTGGCCAGATCCGCGCCCGAGAAGCCCGGCGTGCCGCGCGCGATGGTGCGCGGATTGACGTCGGGGGCGAGCGGAACCTTCTTCATGTGGACGGACAGGATCTGTTCGCGCCCTTCGATATCGGGGATCGGCACGACCACCTGGCGATCGAACCGGCCCGGGCGCAGCAGAGCGGGATCGAGCACATCGGGGCGGTTGGTCGCCGCAATGATGATAATCCCCTCGTTCGCTTCGAACCCGTCCATTTCGACCAGAAGCTGGTTCAGCGTCTGTTCGCGTTCGTCGTTCGAATTGCCGAGACCGTGGCCACGATGGCGGCCGACCGCGTCGATTTCGTCGATGAAGACGATGCACGGCGCGTTCTTCTTCGCCTGCTCGAACATGTCGCGCACGCGGCTGGCGCCGACGCCGACAAACATTTCGACGAAGTCAGAGCCGGAAATGGTGAAGAACGGCACGCCCGCTTCGCCCGCGATGGCGCGGGCGAGCAGCGTCTTGCCGGTGCCGGGCGAACCGACCAGCAGCGCGCCCTTGGGAATCTGGCCGCCCAGCTTGGAGAAACGGTGCGGATCGCGCAGGAACTCGACGATTTCCTGCAATTCTTCCCGTGCTTCATCGATCCCGGCGACATCGGCGAATGTCACCCGGCCATGGCGTTCGGTCAGCAGCTTGGCCTTGGATTTGCCGAAGCCCATCGCGCCCGAACCGCCGCCCTTCTGCACATGGCGCAGAGCGAAGAAAGCGACGCCCAGAATCAACAGGAACGGCAGCGACTGGATCAGGATATAGAGCAGGACATTGGGTTCTTCCGCGGCCTTGCCTTCGAACTGGACATCGTTCTGTTCGAGCAGTTGCGGCAGAGTGGTATCACCCGGCACCGGCACCGTGGAGAACGGTTGATCGTTCTTCAGCACGCCGGTGATCCGGTCCTTGCCGATTTCGACGCGCGCCACGCTGCCTTCAGCGACCTTGTCGCGGAATTGCGAATAGGGGATCGGCGCGCCGCCGGGCTGAGTCCCGGCACTGAACATCGACACCATCAGCAAGAGGGCGAGGAAAATCCCCCCCCACACCATCAGGCTTTTCGCCCAGGGGTTCGGGTTGCCGTTCGGTTCTTGCTTGTCGCTCATCCACGCAGTCCTGATTTCGAATGCCCCCAATGTAGGGGGCCCGGCATGAATGACAAGTTGAGCGATAGGCCGTTTTCCGCCTCTGCCCCGTGGACAGCACGGGGATCGGGCCATATCACCCGCACCACGCTATCGCGATGCACGCAGGCGAACGGGAGAAGGACGTGGACAGGCTCGACAAGCTGGAAGCGATCGAAGCAATCAAGGCATTGAAAGCACGGTATTTCCGCACGATGGATACGAAGGACTGGGCCGGGCTCGAAGCCGTCTTCGCGCCCGATCTGATCGCCGATTTCCGGCTGGCGACGGGCCAGTTCGACGAAACCCAGCTCACACATGGCGCGGCGCCCTATGTCGCGAAAATGGCGCCGATGCTGCAGGACGTGTCGACCGTCCACCATGGCCATATGGCGGAAATCGCAATCCTCGCGCCCGATTCGGCCACCGGTATCTGGGCGATGGAAGACAAGCTGTGGCCGCAGGCCGGTTCGCAACTGCCGTTTCGCATGCTCCACGGCTATGGCCATTATCACGAACGCTATGTCCGCCTCGA contains:
- the ftsH gene encoding ATP-dependent zinc metalloprotease FtsH, with translation MSDKQEPNGNPNPWAKSLMVWGGIFLALLLMVSMFSAGTQPGGAPIPYSQFRDKVAEGSVARVEIGKDRITGVLKNDQPFSTVPVPGDTTLPQLLEQNDVQFEGKAAEEPNVLLYILIQSLPFLLILGVAFFALRHVQKGGGSGAMGFGKSKAKLLTERHGRVTFADVAGIDEAREELQEIVEFLRDPHRFSKLGGQIPKGALLVGSPGTGKTLLARAIAGEAGVPFFTISGSDFVEMFVGVGASRVRDMFEQAKKNAPCIVFIDEIDAVGRHRGHGLGNSNDEREQTLNQLLVEMDGFEANEGIIIIAATNRPDVLDPALLRPGRFDRQVVVPIPDIEGREQILSVHMKKVPLAPDVNPRTIARGTPGFSGADLANLVNEAALLAARRNKRLVAMQEFEDAKDKVMMGAERRSMVMTEDEKKMTAYHEAGHALVSINEAASDPIHKATIIPRGRALGMVMRLPERDNYSYHRDKMHANLAVSMGGRVAEEIIFGHDKVSSGASSDIQYATSLARNMVTKWGMSDKLGPLQYEEQQEGYLGMGGAQRLMSSSETNKLIDSEIRGLVENAHARATEILKTQEDKLHLLAQALLEYETLNGEEIDELMKTGKIDRPEEPKGPTSIRPVHGSAIPKAGGKRFGGGTAPQGV
- a CDS encoding nuclear transport factor 2 family protein, with the protein product MDRLDKLEAIEAIKALKARYFRTMDTKDWAGLEAVFAPDLIADFRLATGQFDETQLTHGAAPYVAKMAPMLQDVSTVHHGHMAEIAILAPDSATGIWAMEDKLWPQAGSQLPFRMLHGYGHYHERYVRLDGEWRIAEIKLTRLRVDVQ